The following proteins come from a genomic window of Shewanella halifaxensis HAW-EB4:
- a CDS encoding basic amino acid ABC transporter substrate-binding protein translates to MKKSVLVLASLGLTGALMLTGCGKSDDVLVVGTNASFPPFEYVGGASGDEIMGFDIDLARQIAKDAGKTLKVENMNFDSLIVALNAGKVDFIASGMTITPERQASVNFSEPYYEATQMVLVNKDNNSINSLDDLKDKHIAVQLGSTGDIMAKSYSQQVTAFNSGFEAVMELKNAKVDLVLFDSEPAISFLEKNPQLKMVELDFSPEFYGFAVAKDKVELLNSINTSLSTMKQNGGYDAIVNKHMK, encoded by the coding sequence ATGAAGAAGTCAGTATTGGTTTTAGCAAGCTTAGGTTTAACAGGCGCATTAATGTTAACAGGCTGCGGTAAGAGTGATGATGTACTTGTTGTGGGCACCAATGCTTCATTCCCGCCTTTTGAATATGTAGGTGGCGCTAGCGGCGATGAGATAATGGGCTTCGATATCGATTTAGCTCGTCAAATAGCGAAAGATGCAGGCAAAACCCTAAAAGTGGAAAACATGAATTTTGACTCGCTGATCGTGGCGCTCAATGCAGGCAAGGTCGACTTTATCGCCTCGGGCATGACCATCACTCCAGAGCGCCAAGCAAGTGTTAACTTTTCCGAGCCTTACTATGAAGCCACCCAGATGGTGCTGGTCAATAAAGATAACAACAGCATCAATAGCCTAGATGATCTTAAAGATAAGCATATCGCGGTACAACTTGGCTCGACAGGCGACATCATGGCGAAAAGCTACAGCCAACAGGTGACCGCCTTCAACTCAGGCTTCGAAGCCGTGATGGAGCTAAAAAATGCCAAGGTTGACCTGGTGTTGTTTGACAGCGAACCCGCCATCAGCTTTTTGGAGAAGAATCCACAGCTAAAAATGGTTGAACTGGATTTTTCACCAGAGTTTTACGGCTTTGCCGTGGCTAAAGATAAAGTTGAACTACTAAACAGCATCAACACCAGCTTAAGCACCATGAAGCAAAACGGTGGCTATGACGCCATCGTTAACAAGCATATGAAGTGA
- a CDS encoding amino acid ABC transporter permease, producing MIDAINTSLFTPIGEDGLIGIYLILNGLKVTLIVTFFAMIIGSILGVATTLMKMSSKWYLRWPANFYVSVIRGTPVVVQLVILYFIVLAALDVDKITAAVIAFGLNSGAYISEIIRAGIQAVDKGQMEAARSLGLSQAATMKEVILPQAIKNILPSLGNEFIVLLKETAVIGFIGGVDLMRAGEIIRSRTFEDSVPLFTCALIYLLLTYIFTFILSRFETRLKQSD from the coding sequence ATGATAGATGCAATTAACACCTCACTTTTTACCCCCATAGGCGAAGATGGCTTAATCGGAATTTATCTTATTCTGAATGGCCTTAAAGTTACTTTGATTGTGACCTTCTTCGCCATGATTATCGGTTCAATTCTCGGGGTGGCAACCACCTTGATGAAGATGTCATCGAAGTGGTACCTGCGCTGGCCCGCCAATTTTTATGTTAGCGTTATTCGTGGTACACCAGTAGTTGTGCAGTTAGTGATCCTTTACTTTATTGTGCTAGCCGCACTGGATGTGGATAAGATCACCGCTGCAGTAATTGCCTTCGGTCTTAATAGTGGTGCCTATATCTCTGAGATCATTAGAGCCGGTATTCAAGCCGTCGATAAAGGCCAAATGGAAGCGGCACGTTCGCTAGGGTTATCACAAGCAGCGACCATGAAAGAGGTGATTTTGCCTCAGGCAATTAAGAATATTCTGCCATCGCTAGGTAACGAGTTTATCGTGTTACTCAAAGAAACCGCTGTGATTGGCTTTATTGGCGGCGTAGATCTAATGCGTGCCGGCGAGATCATCCGTAGCCGTACCTTCGAAGACAGTGTACCGCTATTTACCTGCGCACTGATCTACCTGCTACTGACCTATATCTTCACCTTTATTCTGTCTAGATTCGAAACGAGGTTAAAACAAAGTGATTAA
- a CDS encoding amino acid ABC transporter ATP-binding protein, translating into MIKINNLHKSFGDNQVLKGISEQINHGEVVSVIGPSGSGKSTFLRCINLLEQPTQGEIIIDGQSISAAGACVDKLRQKVGMVFQNFNLFPHKTVKQNITLAPVKLKLMTQAQADIEAMALLEQVGLKEKADAYPSSLSGGQKQRVAIARALAMKPELMLFDEPTSALDPEMVGDVLDVMKSLAQKGMTMVIVTHEMGFARDVSDRVIFMDGGVIVENSEPEALFSNPKEARTQAFLSKVLR; encoded by the coding sequence GTGATTAAGATTAATAATTTACATAAAAGCTTTGGCGATAACCAAGTGCTAAAGGGGATTAGTGAGCAGATTAACCATGGCGAAGTCGTCAGCGTTATTGGCCCCTCAGGTAGCGGCAAGAGTACCTTCCTGCGTTGTATCAACTTGCTTGAACAACCTACACAGGGTGAAATCATCATCGATGGCCAATCGATATCGGCTGCAGGAGCTTGTGTCGACAAGCTAAGACAAAAAGTAGGCATGGTGTTTCAAAATTTTAACCTGTTTCCCCATAAGACGGTGAAACAGAACATCACCCTTGCACCTGTAAAGCTAAAGCTAATGACGCAAGCACAAGCCGATATCGAAGCCATGGCCCTGCTGGAACAAGTCGGCCTAAAAGAGAAAGCCGATGCTTACCCCTCTAGCCTATCGGGTGGCCAGAAGCAGCGAGTCGCCATCGCCAGAGCGCTGGCAATGAAACCCGAGCTGATGCTGTTTGATGAGCCAACCTCGGCGCTGGATCCTGAGATGGTGGGTGATGTCCTCGATGTGATGAAATCGCTGGCGCAAAAAGGGATGACCATGGTGATTGTCACCCATGAGATGGGCTTTGCGCGAGATGTATCTGACAGAGTCATCTTTATGGACGGCGGCGTTATCGTTGAAAACAGCGAGCCCGAGGCGCTATTTAGCAATCCTAAAGAGGCCAGAACTCAGGCGTTCTTGAGTAAAGTACTGAGATAA
- a CDS encoding aminoacyl-tRNA deacylase, whose product MSISARLNEYLHDNKIDYELVPHPHSFSSLSSAIAANIPPSKLAKAVILEDHEGRRVMAVLPANHKVSLRTLGDKLNRDLRLIEEKEVYEMFGDCQKGAIPSLGEIYNLETVYDDLLVEAKEIYFEAGDHNSLVHMSRENFVRLIKDAKHLRFSHQSIH is encoded by the coding sequence ATGTCTATTTCAGCCCGATTAAATGAATACCTGCATGACAACAAAATCGACTACGAGCTTGTGCCTCACCCCCATAGTTTTAGCTCGTTAAGCTCTGCAATAGCGGCCAATATTCCCCCATCGAAGCTCGCCAAAGCGGTGATATTAGAGGATCATGAAGGTCGCAGAGTGATGGCGGTATTGCCTGCCAATCATAAAGTTAGCCTGCGAACATTAGGAGACAAGCTCAACCGAGATCTGCGCTTAATTGAGGAGAAAGAGGTCTACGAGATGTTTGGTGACTGCCAAAAAGGCGCTATCCCCTCTTTAGGTGAGATCTACAACCTAGAGACGGTTTACGACGATCTGTTAGTCGAAGCTAAGGAGATCTATTTTGAGGCGGGCGATCACAACAGTCTAGTTCATATGAGCAGAGAAAATTTTGTCAGGCTGATAAAAGATGCCAAGCACTTACGATTCAGCCACCAAAGCATTCACTAA
- a CDS encoding NAD(P)H-dependent oxidoreductase, with the protein MKDINSKVLLISGHPDLSRSVANSEILKRLDTTSLFKIHKLDEIYPNYRINVQAEQALLTQADIIVLQFPLYWSTYPALMKLWFDEVFTYNFAFGPEGDKLKHKKVILSITCGATESSYQAGEFNFLPLEQYLQAAVHPIKAAQMEIVDTVITFEMNSTVDEGGNQNTVMQLAQQHVERLTSLFNQLNQPT; encoded by the coding sequence ATGAAAGACATCAACAGCAAGGTATTGCTGATTTCGGGTCACCCCGATCTCAGTCGCTCCGTTGCTAACAGCGAAATCCTTAAGCGACTCGATACAACAAGTCTGTTTAAGATCCATAAACTCGATGAGATATACCCAAACTATCGAATTAATGTTCAAGCCGAACAAGCGTTACTGACACAAGCCGATATCATCGTGTTGCAGTTCCCACTCTATTGGTCAACCTACCCAGCTCTAATGAAGCTATGGTTCGATGAAGTCTTCACCTATAACTTCGCCTTCGGCCCCGAAGGAGACAAGCTTAAACACAAGAAGGTGATTTTATCTATCACCTGTGGTGCAACAGAAAGTTCATATCAAGCGGGCGAGTTTAACTTCCTGCCGTTAGAACAGTACCTACAAGCCGCTGTACATCCTATCAAGGCCGCACAGATGGAGATTGTCGATACGGTTATCACCTTTGAAATGAACTCCACGGTTGATGAGGGGGGCAATCAAAACACGGTAATGCAGTTAGCTCAACAGCATGTTGAACGCTTAACCAGCTTATTCAATCAACTGAATCAACCAACTTAA
- a CDS encoding NupC/NupG family nucleoside CNT transporter gives MLQSLLGITALLIVGYLFCNAKKQVNWRTVGGALIIQLTIAGFVLATSFGASVLLAVSNGVANVLGFAAKGISFVFGNLVTFQVENLGFIFAFQVLPAIIFTASLVSLLHYMGIMGFVVKVLGGGLQKMIGSSKAESMNAIANTVCGQTEAPLFVKPWHPHLTKSEIFAIMVGGLASIAGSVLAGLAGMGVEVKYLVMACFMSAPAGLLFAKLIIPETEQPVNDVPALPDDEKPSNFIDAIAKGAIAGMQIAAVVGAILIACIGLMAMLNSMIGWAGGLFGFKDVTLELLMGYAFSPIAWLIGVPWVEANVAGNFIAQKLVLNEFVAYAGFAPYISGDTVVAATGEVMSPKSVAIITVALCGFANIGSVSMVVAALSTMIPKQSSYIASVGMKVLLAATLANLLSATVVGLFMSF, from the coding sequence ATGTTGCAATCTCTATTAGGTATCACAGCCCTACTTATCGTAGGCTACCTTTTCTGTAATGCTAAAAAACAAGTTAACTGGCGCACAGTCGGTGGTGCGCTGATTATTCAGCTGACCATTGCAGGCTTTGTACTAGCCACCAGCTTTGGTGCTAGCGTGCTATTGGCCGTTTCAAACGGTGTCGCCAATGTACTTGGCTTTGCGGCCAAAGGCATTAGCTTTGTGTTTGGTAACTTAGTGACCTTCCAAGTTGAAAACTTGGGCTTTATCTTCGCTTTCCAAGTTCTACCTGCCATTATCTTCACCGCATCATTAGTTAGCTTGCTGCACTACATGGGCATCATGGGCTTTGTGGTCAAGGTGCTTGGTGGCGGACTACAAAAGATGATTGGTTCTTCTAAAGCTGAATCGATGAACGCTATCGCCAACACGGTATGTGGCCAAACTGAAGCGCCGCTATTTGTTAAGCCTTGGCACCCACACCTTACCAAATCAGAAATTTTCGCCATCATGGTAGGTGGCTTAGCCTCGATTGCCGGTTCGGTATTGGCAGGTCTTGCCGGTATGGGCGTTGAAGTTAAATATCTGGTTATGGCGTGCTTTATGAGTGCTCCTGCAGGCCTGCTTTTTGCTAAATTGATTATCCCAGAAACAGAGCAACCTGTTAATGATGTACCTGCACTGCCTGATGATGAAAAACCATCTAACTTTATCGATGCGATTGCTAAAGGCGCGATTGCCGGTATGCAAATTGCCGCGGTGGTAGGTGCCATCTTGATTGCCTGTATCGGCTTAATGGCCATGCTAAACAGCATGATTGGCTGGGCAGGCGGACTGTTTGGCTTTAAAGACGTGACTCTAGAGCTATTAATGGGTTATGCATTTTCGCCTATCGCGTGGTTAATCGGTGTCCCTTGGGTTGAGGCCAATGTTGCGGGTAACTTTATCGCGCAAAAACTAGTGCTAAACGAATTTGTAGCTTACGCAGGTTTTGCTCCTTATATTTCAGGCGATACAGTGGTTGCTGCCACGGGTGAAGTGATGTCACCAAAATCTGTTGCTATCATTACTGTTGCCCTATGTGGTTTTGCTAACATCGGCTCAGTGTCCATGGTGGTCGCGGCGCTAAGCACCATGATCCCTAAGCAGTCTAGCTATATCGCTTCAGTAGGCATGAAAGTACTGTTAGCCGCCACTCTTGCTAACCTATTATCAGCGACTGTTGTTGGCTTGTTTATGTCTTTCTAA
- a CDS encoding DUF2076 domain-containing protein, protein MTPQEQELIQNVANKIKASPNKPKDAEAENLIGQEIASQEDIVYKLTQAVIVQEMALKELKSKSDFLEGQVEHFRKESERGTLSRMMGGTNPAPVQPQPVRQPSAFGSFMQTAAGVAAGMVAGNLISNALFGDDTATAEAAPEVAPEAAPETEAPTETAAADTAAPEDTGSSFLDDNSGFASEYASEDTFANSGFGGDESFGGFDDGGFGDFGGDDEDF, encoded by the coding sequence ATGACTCCACAAGAACAAGAACTGATTCAAAACGTAGCCAATAAAATAAAGGCTAGCCCAAACAAGCCAAAAGACGCTGAAGCCGAAAACCTAATCGGCCAAGAGATCGCTTCTCAAGAAGATATCGTTTACAAGCTAACTCAAGCGGTAATCGTGCAAGAGATGGCGCTTAAAGAGCTTAAGTCAAAGAGTGACTTTTTAGAGGGTCAGGTTGAACACTTCAGAAAAGAATCTGAGCGTGGCACATTAAGCCGCATGATGGGCGGTACTAACCCAGCTCCAGTGCAGCCACAGCCAGTGCGTCAGCCAAGTGCTTTTGGTAGCTTTATGCAAACTGCTGCGGGCGTAGCTGCTGGTATGGTTGCAGGCAACCTAATCAGCAACGCACTATTTGGCGACGATACAGCTACTGCTGAAGCGGCGCCAGAAGTTGCACCAGAAGCAGCTCCTGAAACTGAAGCGCCAACTGAAACAGCGGCAGCGGATACCGCAGCGCCTGAAGACACAGGTTCAAGCTTCTTAGATGACAACTCAGGCTTTGCTTCTGAGTATGCTAGCGAAGACACTTTTGCTAATAGTGGTTTTGGCGGTGATGAAAGCTTTGGTGGCTTTGATGATGGCGGCTTTGGCGACTTCGGCGGTGACGACGAAGATTTTTAA
- a CDS encoding S9 family peptidase: MKKAGILLLCLLMPMATAFAEQNKPLSVDVLWQLNRIGSPIISPSGDRIIAPVTQYDVPEDKGSTQLWLFDKEGSTQRALTAKGLRVSEPTFSPDGNTLAFISKRDEDEAGQVYLLPMNGPGEAQKLTDVPGGVYGMKWVGKHIYFISRIFPGKNWDEMTTQLKADKDNKVSAHQWNELPYSSFDHWIDEDRQAHVFRIPATGGEIEAITQPLKQQLPRSSQSASSYDIDLNEQWIAFTANGWDASLKSREVDPKIDIFLAKIGSNKAENLTPDNEAPNSNPQFSPNGKTLAFTQQLIHGFYADTSRLVLMDMKKRQPKVINDTWDRSVSRFGWTKDSKGFYAAIDDAATSRIYHIDAKNGKVKAITKQTNFGKPVMAKDGTIVTTNDSFLYPARLVTINPRNGKTTRLDSFNDDILAEVDMGTYESVTYKGYNDQDIQMWVHYPPGFDRSKKYPLMMLIHGGPHSAITDGFHYRWNAQTFASWGYVTAWPNFHGSSGFGQEFADSINPDWKNKSLEDVFKATDWFEDKEWIDSERMVAGGASYGGYLSSIILGQEHPFNALLIHAAVYNMYSQMAADFSVHSTRFGSYWDKPEIYKAISPHYFAENFNTPTLVIHGQLDYRVPVGQGFELFRTLQTRGVESKMIYFPDENHWIMKPNNSIYWYNQVEDWMTRFAEPGGR, from the coding sequence GTGAAGAAAGCCGGGATTCTGTTACTGTGTCTGCTAATGCCGATGGCAACAGCATTTGCAGAGCAAAACAAACCGCTTTCGGTTGATGTGCTGTGGCAGCTCAACCGTATAGGCAGTCCAATTATTTCACCGTCAGGCGATCGTATTATCGCGCCTGTGACTCAATATGATGTACCTGAAGATAAAGGCTCGACCCAGCTTTGGCTGTTTGACAAAGAGGGCTCAACTCAGCGTGCATTAACAGCAAAAGGCCTACGGGTTAGCGAACCGACGTTCTCGCCCGATGGCAACACACTGGCTTTTATCAGCAAACGCGATGAAGATGAAGCGGGCCAAGTTTACCTGCTACCTATGAATGGCCCAGGTGAAGCACAAAAGCTAACTGATGTGCCAGGCGGCGTATACGGCATGAAGTGGGTCGGTAAACACATCTACTTTATTAGCCGTATTTTCCCAGGTAAGAACTGGGATGAGATGACTACCCAACTAAAAGCCGACAAAGACAACAAGGTATCGGCGCACCAATGGAATGAACTGCCTTACTCAAGTTTCGATCACTGGATTGATGAGGACCGTCAGGCGCACGTGTTCCGTATTCCAGCCACTGGCGGCGAGATTGAAGCCATTACTCAGCCATTAAAGCAGCAGTTACCGCGCTCATCACAAAGCGCCTCTAGCTACGATATTGACCTAAATGAGCAGTGGATTGCCTTTACCGCTAACGGCTGGGATGCCTCGCTTAAGAGCCGCGAAGTTGACCCTAAGATTGATATCTTCTTAGCTAAAATTGGTAGCAACAAAGCTGAAAATCTAACCCCAGATAACGAAGCGCCAAATAGCAATCCGCAGTTTAGCCCTAACGGCAAAACCTTGGCATTTACTCAACAGTTAATTCACGGCTTCTACGCCGATACCTCGCGTCTAGTGTTAATGGACATGAAAAAGCGTCAGCCAAAAGTGATTAACGACACTTGGGATCGCTCGGTATCACGCTTTGGTTGGACTAAAGACAGCAAAGGCTTTTATGCCGCCATCGATGATGCTGCCACCAGCCGCATCTATCATATCGACGCGAAAAACGGCAAGGTAAAAGCCATTACCAAACAGACTAACTTTGGTAAGCCTGTGATGGCCAAAGACGGCACGATTGTCACCACCAACGACAGCTTCCTATACCCAGCACGTCTCGTGACTATTAACCCGCGTAATGGCAAGACCACGCGTTTAGATAGCTTTAATGATGACATTCTAGCTGAAGTCGACATGGGTACCTATGAGTCGGTAACTTACAAAGGCTATAACGATCAGGACATTCAGATGTGGGTGCACTACCCTCCAGGGTTTGATCGTAGTAAGAAATACCCGCTGATGATGCTTATTCACGGTGGCCCACACAGTGCGATCACCGATGGGTTCCATTACCGCTGGAATGCACAAACCTTTGCCTCTTGGGGCTATGTCACCGCTTGGCCGAACTTCCATGGTTCCAGTGGCTTCGGTCAAGAGTTTGCCGATAGCATCAACCCAGACTGGAAGAACAAGTCACTTGAAGATGTGTTTAAAGCCACAGATTGGTTTGAAGACAAAGAGTGGATCGACAGCGAGCGTATGGTGGCAGGTGGCGCAAGTTACGGTGGCTACCTATCCTCAATTATTCTAGGCCAAGAGCATCCATTCAACGCCTTGCTAATTCATGCTGCCGTTTACAACATGTACTCACAGATGGCGGCAGATTTCTCGGTGCACAGTACTCGTTTTGGTAGCTACTGGGACAAGCCTGAGATCTACAAGGCTATCTCTCCGCACTACTTTGCCGAGAACTTTAACACGCCAACTTTGGTGATCCACGGTCAGCTCGATTATCGCGTGCCTGTCGGCCAAGGTTTTGAGCTATTTCGCACCCTACAAACTCGCGGTGTGGAGTCGAAAATGATCTATTTTCCCGATGAGAATCACTGGATCATGAAGCCAAACAACTCTATCTATTGGTATAACCAAGTGGAAGATTGGATGACACGTTTCGCCGAGCCAGGCGGACGCTAA
- a CDS encoding zinc-ribbon domain-containing protein: MLFLIGMDKKYELIEPSITCNCLCCEQETPWRLYKETEWASLFFIPVWRFTPDYLLVCELCQYEVKLARPLGKKLALSESCDQALHRSILHSKVEAFVAEHQGANSKASNNV, encoded by the coding sequence ATGTTGTTTCTTATTGGCATGGACAAAAAGTATGAGTTGATAGAGCCTTCGATAACTTGCAACTGCTTATGCTGTGAACAAGAAACACCATGGCGTTTGTACAAGGAAACCGAGTGGGCCTCACTGTTTTTTATCCCGGTTTGGCGCTTCACTCCTGACTACCTGCTGGTTTGTGAACTATGCCAATATGAGGTGAAATTGGCGCGGCCATTAGGCAAGAAACTGGCACTTTCTGAGTCTTGCGATCAGGCTTTGCATCGCAGCATTTTACATAGCAAGGTAGAGGCATTCGTCGCTGAGCATCAAGGTGCAAACAGTAAGGCTAGCAACAACGTTTGA